GGTGTATACGTGACCACCTTTGACCCGAACCAGAAGGCTCGTACCAATAACCTTAAGCTTGCGGCCGCTTCTATCGACGGAACCATAATCATGCCGGATCAAGTCTTCTCGCTAAACGAGGCTCTAGGGCCTAGAAGCGAGAAGGATGGTTATCAAAAAGCCCCTGTTTTTGCTAATAACCGGGTAGTACAGGATGTTGGCGGGGGAATATGCCAGGTGGCTACCACTCTGTACAACGCGGTGTTGCAGGCAGGTTTGGAAATAATCGAGCGCCGGCCTCACTCCCGTCCTATCAGCTATGCTCCTTTAGGTCTAGATGCTACTATATCGTCGACTGCAGGAACGGACATGAAGTTCAGGAACAACACGGATTTCCCTGTTATGATTTCAATATCGGTCAAAGATGACAAACTGATTGCCAGGATTTTCGGGTGCCAGACGTATGCCGGCCGGAAAATAAGGGTGGAGACTGAAAAAAAAGAGATCCAGCCCCGAGTGGTTGTTAAAAGCGATCCGGCGCTGCCGGAGGGAAGTCGCGTGGTAAAACAGGCAGGGAAGAAGGGGTATCTGGTCAAGATATACCGCGTGGTTTCCGAAAATGGCCGCGATGTAGAAAAGACTCTCTTGTCCGAAGATTATTACCGGCCAACGGATATGATTATACTGGTGGGGCCCAACGGTTCAGGCGAGATGAAGTGAGGGCCGGGGGAGGATATTGAGAATGCCGTCTTTATAAGGAGAAGAAGCCGCATTATAGCGGCTTCTTCGTATTAGTATGAGCCCCAGCCGTCAAAGCAAAACAGCAGGATTATTAGGAGTAGGATTAACAAAAAGCCGTTGTCGCGTCCGCAACCATCCATTTTCATCTACTGGCCTCCTTTCATGTCGAGGTGGCTAGCCCGTCGAAGAGGGGGATAAGGCCTGGTCGATCTACCCCTCCTTCGCAGCAGTTAACCCACCGGACTAGTGGTCAAAGACATTCGAGCAGGTCATATCCTGGGGTTAATACATGTTA
The sequence above is drawn from the Syntrophothermus lipocalidus DSM 12680 genome and encodes:
- a CDS encoding VanW family protein — encoded protein: MPDRKQLWWGLTGAVIVYIITVLGTSLVLTAKDNGRIPPNTFIAGIPVGGLPYEKAKEKLLAGISERIDNGVVFSSKDKNVSVARQDCHIGIDIEQSLARCQDEGWAGWQGMVIHSLSRAKRRDLLIVFTWNRGNLEQVIRKLSSEFDVPAKDARIIWRDDSLEYIPHENGRKVDQETTLRRLEQSLAAGKLGPVSIAFKTVYPRVKLDDIKTVKDTLGVYVTTFDPNQKARTNNLKLAAASIDGTIIMPDQVFSLNEALGPRSEKDGYQKAPVFANNRVVQDVGGGICQVATTLYNAVLQAGLEIIERRPHSRPISYAPLGLDATISSTAGTDMKFRNNTDFPVMISISVKDDKLIARIFGCQTYAGRKIRVETEKKEIQPRVVVKSDPALPEGSRVVKQAGKKGYLVKIYRVVSENGRDVEKTLLSEDYYRPTDMIILVGPNGSGEMK